In Eucalyptus grandis isolate ANBG69807.140 chromosome 4, ASM1654582v1, whole genome shotgun sequence, the following proteins share a genomic window:
- the LOC120292511 gene encoding cysteine-rich receptor-like protein kinase 25 encodes MTIIVLLCTLSFFFINAAESTLTISKHYCLNSSTFAPNSTYQAHLNRVLADLVSNASSDRNEAFLFTSSNAVYGSFMCRGDVSKEECAKCVRNASVEITRLCPLTKVSILWYDQCRLLYSDTDFSSTVEMKPWLSGNNEENIEQPDEFMKLLHKTMVHVAKEAAWHRPRNYGYQDVKFTREKTLYTFAQCVPNHSPSNCSKCLHNATTSLLSLQKGKIGGRVLLPSCFVRFEIYPFYMSSPKGGNTAELALSA; translated from the exons ATGACAATTATTGTACTTCTTTGCACTCTCagctttttcttcatcaatgcTGCCGAATCCACCCTCACCATAAGCAAACATTACTGCTTAAACTCCAGCACCTTCGCTCCCAATAGCACCTACCAAGCCCACCTCAATCGCGTTCTTGCTGATCTCGTCTCCAATGCAAGTTCTGACCGCAACGAAGCATTCTTGTTCACATCGAGCAACGCCGTTTATGGCAGCTTTATGTGCAGAGGGGATGTCTCGAAGGAAGAGTGTGCAAAATGCGTCAGGAACGCGAGCGTCGAGATAACCCGCCTGTGCCCGTTGACCAAAGTCTCCATCCTGTGGTACGATCAGTGCAGGTTGCTCTACTCCGACACGGATTTCTCCTCAACCGTGGAGATGAAACCTTGGTTGAGCGGAAACAATGAAGAGAACATAGAACAGCCAGATGAGTTCATGAAGCTACTGCACAAGACCATGGTTCATGTGGCGAAAGAGGCTGCTTGGCATCGTCCGAGGAACTATGGCTATCAAGACGTCAAGTTCACTCGGGAGAAAACCTTGTACACGTTCGCACAGTGTGTGCCTAATCATTCCCCAAGCAATTGTTCGAAGTGCCTTCACAATGCCACAACGAGCCTCTTAAGCCTCCAAAAGGGGAAAATCGGGGGCAGAGTGTTGCTTCCGAGTTGCTTTGTCCGGTTCGAGATTTACCCCTTTTACATGAGCAGCCCGAAAGGTGGG AACACAGCAGAACTCGCATTGTCGGCTTAA
- the LOC104442736 gene encoding cysteine-rich receptor-like protein kinase 10: MYLGILPGGQEIAAKRLCRSSGQGVEEFKTEVELVAKLQHRNLVRLLGFSVEREETIVVYEYAPNGSLDRLLFEPELSEQLDWSTRYKVMVGVAHGRLYLHEDSRLRIIHRDLKASNILLDANMNAKISDFGTAQIFSADQTQANTNKIVGTYGYMSPEYLMFGHFSVKSDIFSYGVLMLEIITGKKNSQFFALDSNEDLLGYVWKHWNNRMPSEVVDPALRSAYSVNEVIKCMHIGLLCVQDDAEDRPTMDSVILMLNSNSIKIPVPQRPSFFFPGKKYQQEPCVLDSGPSNSKLDQSINEITSPCSPTDNDLADSGPQ, encoded by the exons ATGTATTTG GGTATACTACCTGGTGGTCAAGAAATTGCAGCAAAGAGGCTATGTAGGAGCTCTGGACAGGGAGTAGAGGAATTCAAGACTGAAGTTGAACTAGTAGCCAAACTTCAACATAGAAACCTAGTGAGGCTTCTGGGATTCTCCGTGGAACGCGAGGAAACAATAGTGGTCTATGAGTATGCGCCCAATGGGAGCCTAGATCGCTTGTTATTTG AGCCCGAGCTCAGCGAACAACTGGATTGGTCAACACGTTACAAGGTCATGGTAGGGGTGGCGCATGGACGGCTATACCTTCATGAAGATTCTCGGCTTCGAATAATCCATCGTGATCTCAAAGCTAGCAACATTCTGCTAGATGCTAACATGAATGCAAAAATCTCGGATTTTGGTACAGCCCAGATCTTTAGTGCTGATCAGACTCAAGCAAACACTAATAAAATTGTTGGAACATA CGGCTACATGTCTCCTGAGTATTTGATGTTTGGACACTTCTCCGTAAAATCTGACATCTTCAGCTACGGTGTGTTAATGCTGGAGATTATAACTGGCAAAAAGAACAGCCAATTTTTTGCATTGGACAGCAATGAGGACCTGCTAGGCTAT GTTTGGAAGCACTGGAACAACAGAATGCCGTCGGAAGTAGTGGACCCAGCTTTAAGAAGTGCCTATTCCGTGAATGAAGTTATCAAATGCATGCACATCGGGTTGCTCTGTGTGCAAGACGATGCGGAAGACCGACCTACCATGGATTCGGTTATTCTCATGTTGAACAGCAATTCTATTAAAATCCCAGTGCCTCAAAgaccttcattcttctttcCTGGTAAGAAGTACCAACAGGAGCCTTGTGTTCTAGACTCAGGTCCATCTAACAGCAAATTGGACCAATCCATTAATGAGATAACATCGCCGTGTTCTCCAACTGACAATGATCTTGCTGATTCAGGTCCACAGTAG